Within the Eleginops maclovinus isolate JMC-PN-2008 ecotype Puerto Natales chromosome 5, JC_Emac_rtc_rv5, whole genome shotgun sequence genome, the region CGGTTGCCTAGAGAATAACAGAAAGAcggttaaatataaaatacctGGTACAGAGAAAATGAAGACCATAAATCCAGCTGCTGTTATTTTCAAACCCATAgctgttgctttttcttttctgctttgtGTGGTAAATAACATCCGTGCTAAAGGGCATTTGAACGACTACAAAACAGTTGCTGAATCTTTGCACCGTACAGAAAGTAGTGTATGCAACACGTGGCAAGATAAGGTTTATTACAGGggtgtctctgtgtccctccTGGAGTCAGGAGTCATAAATGgtgatataaaatgtataatctAGGCTGCATTTAGACTGTTTTAGGGTGCAGTTCTGTTTGTCTCCCGTTGTTCTGGCTCAACGCTGTTCAGTAAAGTTTGTTCCTCCTATCCCACATTTTTAGGTTACTCTTTTCAGATTTGACCCTTTTGTAATGTAAGTTATTTGGCCTGATGAAGGGTTTTTAGTTGTCATAATACAAATGTCATTGTCAGCATCTTTCATGAGACCCTCTTTGACATTTCTATTTCTGGTTCCAGAGTCCAAGCAACAAGTCACAGAAGGGTTTATCAGCCAGCTACAACTGAAACTGAAAGCACTGTTAAATCTAAAGCTTTTACTTTCAGTTTTATTCTGAACATGTGTTCTTCCACCTGACACAGCCTTGTTGCCCCCACGGATATCGCATAATGGTCATAAAAATATCTGTAAAATAATCATCCAGTGCAGTACCCTCAGGTCCTTATGCTTATGAATAGATTATTGGATAGAGGGCCCCTGGAAACAGACTTGGAAAGGCCCTCCACCCCTCATTTATTTGTCCATAAAGTCTTGTTTTAGTCTCTTTGTAATCATTTagtgtcattttatttattgtaatgttgtGCGTGTTGTTGTAGTGTAATCCAAACATGATAAAAAGGAATGGAACAAGATCCACGTGACATGCAGGAAGAACTGTGTGCAGCTCATGGTGCTGCATACAGTTATTTCTGGAGGTCAGGAAGGAACCGTTACACAACATTGTTCTCACAGGaaactgataataaataaagcctGCTTTCTGAAAGTTACATTTCCTGCTTAACCTGGTTCAAAGCATGCTACAGTCAACTGCATAATAAGCAGCATTATTGTTTTGCCCCTGCCCCTGTTACAGTAACTGAGGACTGTTTCTTGCAAATCAGCTGATCTCTTCCAATTGGCTGCTTTGCTTTCACACATTTCCGGTGAGCTTGAATAAAAGCACTGAGGGAACAGAGGGTACACTCATTTTCCAGATTCAAAGGAACCATCAGACGAGATAACAAGCAAAATGGGTGAGTCTGAATGTTTACTTTTCTGTTGAATCGACTTCATTTAAAAGGTGTTATATGTAACAAACTGCACCTGTCCGTTATTATTTTGGTATTTGTacttcttatattgtacttactATGCAAAGGAAATGGTTTAGAGTAGCTATTCacttaaatgtgtatttattttagtacacgtttgaagtacttttactttactaagGCAATATATCCAGTGGTGGAATGAAAATGACCTTACATATTGCACTTCAGTACACATGTGAAGTAATGGTACTTAAGAGTATTTTCTTTACTGACATCTACTTCTACTgcaattcaaaagaaaatgttgtaatttATCCTCAACTACTTTTCTTAAACAGCTGTAGTTACTTTAGAAATTTAAATTTTGGTTTATAATATATGGTGTTTTGattagggctgtcaatcgaTGGAAAGTAATCAGCCGAGGGTCACAGAATGTGCTGAAAAAAGTGCCGTCAAAAGGAAGTTGCGTCAGCCCTAGTTTAGTaaagtttttgtttaaattaaacatcGCAACATGATATATTataaacagagaggaaattatttgcaatatttaaacaataaatgaataattgaaTAATTATAGAGTTTTTTgcttgcttttaaaaaaaatattttggggattttctttcttttaatactTTGAGTACATTGCTTCactaatattttaacattttaaatgaaaaaaagtatttatactGTGTAGTATTCAATTTCAGCAAAAGCATCCCTTCCTCTAACAACGCTAATGTGAATGAAAACTGTTCTAAATAGCTTATGATTTCCAGGTTACGCCAGCGTAATGCACGTTGAAACTACTGGCGCTTCCTGGCCAACATCTCAGCAGGACCATCTTGGATGTACAGGTAATCACTGCAAGACAAACAAGCTGAATAATCACAAGTTCTTGAAAAAGCCATCATACCTCTCcgtcttaaaggggccctagtccgctgtccctttcctgtatgtTACATAGTGTAGATttgagtgtatgtaaatggtctgtcaAAATACaattcccaaagttccctctagAGAGGGattctctcccaaacactcttttgtttacttctgtaacatagtgacatagTATCacttgcgctcctattggctggcgctccaacacattgtacgtgataggctaaggggcgggacatctctaagcgattgaccaatcacaacagagccggccagctaaccaatcagagcagcctgggctctggtttcagacggagggtgaaaagaggtgtctcagcacaggcagtatgagaaaaataaagagctttctgaacattaaagaatggagacatgtcccagtagagacacacaataCTACTATAAATCtggaaatgaaaaatgatagGGCTCCTTTAACGTCTTGTGTGTATCGACAGTGTGTCTGCATATTCACAGGGAAATAGATTTGTTGCCCTAAAggcatattttgttttttctccaaaggTGTGGAGGCATCTAACACCATGGCACAGACTGATAGTGGAAGAATGGCAAAGTACAAGTCTAAAATCCAAAGTGTGGGAGGTAGAAGTGGAATTGAGCCAGCTCTCATCGCTGCCATCATCTCCAGAGAGTCGAGGGCTGGAAATCAATTGAAGAATGGCTGGGGAGACAATGGCAACGCCTGGGGGCTGATGCAGGTTGTTAGAACTTCTTCTGTTTTCATCGCATCCCCCTCAGattacaatacaattaaaaacatttccatttctttagGTTGATGTGAATCCAAACGGAGGTGGACACTCTCCACGTGGTGCTTGGGACAGTGAGGAACACCTCACACAAGCCACCAAAATATTGACTGATTTTATCGATCTGATCGGTAAGAAATTTCCTAGCTGGAGCAGCGAGCAGAGGCTGAAAGGTTGGTCTTACGGGATCGGCAATTCTCGTCATAATTTCTCTGCTTGTAATTCCTTTGTTCTCATTCATGTTTGTCTTTACAGGAGGGATCGCCGCCTACAATATGGGTGATGGAAATGTCCATTCCTATCTTGAAGTGGATGCTAACACGACTGGTAAAGACTACTCCAATGATGTTGTTGCCAGAGCTAAGTGGTACAAAAGAAATGGCTATTAAACTCTGAAGCTGCTAACAAAAGCAGGGTTGTGAGGGTTACTtcaaaggtcacctattatgcaaaatccactttttcatgtcttttatacataaacatgtgtcctctctgtgttaagagatcccctctctttttgtcctgatatataaaaacctgtctgaaaatgagctgatcagtGTTGGCctctttgtgatgtcacaatgttttttggggttgtgcaaccattaaccaataaccaaccaaggtaagccccgcccaccccatcacctggatctcctcctagagcaccattgtgtttttttaaaccaatcatctgtcagaggggcgtggcctgcagcagctcattagcatttaaagctacagacacagaatcagcacttcaggaacagggctgaaacagaggggagacatgtttgtatatatctgagactctcatatattgttgtaaaagagtataataggggacttCTAAAATGTTATCCCTTACAATTACTAGTTAGCGgagaaacaaatgtaatcagtgACCTAATCCAAGCGACTCGTTTCAGTCAGtgttataaaacacataaagtCTTATTATGTGTGATGTGATTTTTAATTGAtcattctttattttgaaatataaacgTTAACATTTCAATCCAGCTAGTAA harbors:
- the LOC134864585 gene encoding lysozyme g-like — translated: MGYASVMHVETTGASWPTSQQDHLGCTGVEASNTMAQTDSGRMAKYKSKIQSVGGRSGIEPALIAAIISRESRAGNQLKNGWGDNGNAWGLMQVDVNPNGGGHSPRGAWDSEEHLTQATKILTDFIDLIGKKFPSWSSEQRLKGGIAAYNMGDGNVHSYLEVDANTTGKDYSNDVVARAKWYKRNGY